A DNA window from Vigna angularis cultivar LongXiaoDou No.4 chromosome 1, ASM1680809v1, whole genome shotgun sequence contains the following coding sequences:
- the LOC108324697 gene encoding uncharacterized protein LOC108324697 translates to MEKLVRSCDKEYMRMAMLKHEETFKEQVYELHRLYRIQKILMQNMEARRGVEVSEEEWYFKNAISLTHKGAQEKPQMKFDLERPAEEHIAESEDGVLEIIDETEIELTLGPSSYNRRKKVETPLTSDSGHSLSSSSSGSSRINKTRCHGSHTTREESSGSIIRLVQMPGSNPGCQSGIRNSFDVEEQLRQEKLKQSPWLFQVLNLNMT, encoded by the exons ATGGAGAAGCTTGTTAGGTCCTGCGACAAAGAATACATGAGAATGGCCATGTTAAAACACGAAGAAACCTTCAAAGAGCAG GTATATGAACTACATCGTTTGTACCGAATTCAGAAGATACTGATGCAAAATATGGAAGCCAGAAGAGGTGTTGAAGTAAGCGAAGAAGAGTGGTACTTCAAGAATGCGATTAGTTTAACTCATAAAGGAGCACAAGAAAAGCCTCAAATGAAATTTGACCTTGAACGGCCAGCAGAGGAGCACATTGCAGAATCAGAAGATGGGGTGCTAGAGATCATAGATGAGACTGAGATTGAGCTAACATTAGGCCCCTCAAGTTACAACCGTAGGAAGAAAGTCGAGACACCACTAACTTCAGATTCAGGACACagcttgtcttcttcttctagtGGATCAAGCCGTATAAACAAGACAAGGTGTCATGGCAGTCATACCACAAGAGAAGAATCAAGTGGAAGCATAATTCGCCTAGTCCAGATGCCCGGTTCAAACCCAGGGTGCCAAAGTGGAATTAGAAACAGTTTTGATGTAGAAGAACAATTAAGACAAGAGAAATTAAAACAGTCACCTTGGCTTTTTCAAGTGTTGAATCTGAACAtgacttga